The sequence ctaCATAGGAAATGGGTTTTATACTCGGGTTTTGATTCTCTTTAGAGTTCCTTTATGACAATTAGGTAGACATCTGGGAATAAAGGGCAAAAGAAGTGCTTTTGATTAGTCAGGTTAGACCATATCTGGAGTGGGCACTTTATTGTGGTATTTCTTGACTATAAATTGCACCTGTGATTCAACGTTGGTTGTTGAATCATAAGATTCAGGTTAGATTTATGCATCACATACTTAGATTATAGTTGATTCTGCTGGAACATAAATCTAATTGTGAGATTTGAATCTCAAACTgtaagtttttgaaaaatatgggCATAGAAAACATTTGTTTCAATGCAGAGGATTATTGGGAGCACCTGAAAATTGTACCTTGATATACTTTTTGCAAGTTGTGTAGTTAACACCATATTGCCATGTTGCTGTATATATACTTTGGGATCCTTTCATATTTGCggttaattgtttttttttgttggaacCTGTATGCAGCTTGGAGGAAATGAGAATTCAGTATACCTTGATTTGCTTCGTTTGTTTGCTCATGGAACATGGAGTGACTACAAAAGTAAGcgtacattttttttatatctgattattttagaaacattttttttgttgggtgGGCTGGGTAGCTGATTGGATCCGCTTTTTCAGGTTGGAGATTTCAACAATGTTCTTTTTATTGCCATTATTTCAACTTATCTGCAATACTTCATTTACCATTCTTTCATATTAAATgccttaaattttataatattgtgAACTTGTATCCTATCATTTCGAGGTATTTCTTTGAGATAGAATATGCTTTTGGTCATATGTATAAGAACTTGAAGATTCTTCTAATTGTTAATAGAGCGTTAGTGCAAATGAGGGTATCAATATTAAGTTATTAACTTCTCAAGTTTTGTTTCTCCATAAATGAGTTCATTGTTGGCTGGGAAGTTAATAAGGACATGGTTTAGGCCTCAGTTGTTCGGACTTTATGCGGTATAGTTCTTCTTGAACTGGTTTGATTCTAAATTTTCTTACAAAATCAATCAAATTATTTGGTTGATGTGGATTTCTTGATCGTAGCAAGACTGGAATAGATCTTTTGTTCCACATAGCGGCCATAGTATCAAGTAATAGTAGCGTATAGAATTACATTCTTCAAAACCATTTTCTCATCTATTTTgcttattaatttatttctttatttcttattggCTCAGGTATATAAGACATAACACtacaaatatgatataatttttattccTTCTCAGTAATCACTTTTATTCACAATTGCctttttataaagtaatatcACATTCCAAGTTTAAGTTATGATAATCTTTTTGCTAGTAAGAATTTGGTTATTCAACACCTTGATACGATTTGAGTAGAAGTGCTAATGAAaaaaagtcttctttttttcttctcttaacTTAAGAATTAagtaaaatcaatgaaattgaACTGCATATGGTAGAAGACCATGtgaatcatcaatacaatatttgaTTCACACGGTCCGCATGCTGTTTCATACAATGCGTTACCCGCTCTTGTATTTGTAATAACTTGTCATGAATTCAATTAAATGTTGATGGAAAAGAACCATAACTATGTAACCCTATTCCTAACAAATTGACCCAAAAATAGCATATCCAAATTATAAGAAAACCTATCGACGCTACAATTGCAGAATTTAGACCCTGCAAATTTCTATTTGTTCGatgaaatatcaaatattatttatatctttgatatattatttctataaaataaattattttgctTAAATGAGCTTTctgtaatatttaatttaaattcattatgTTTAAAAAGATGAATTATGCACATTtggatattgaaaacaaacaatctTAATCATAATGTGTTCAATTAGTTTTAGAGACAAtatcttaatattcaaaaatgTACTCGGATTTAGACGTgttaataattcatattcaattagACATCTTAATTTAATCTTAACCGAAACAAAGGAGGCCTTAACTGCCTTTTCTGCTGCTGTGAACTTCTTACTATCATGGGTGAGTTGCTTTGTAACATCCTTAAGTTTGCTAGTGCTCACTGTCACTTACCACTTACCTTTTTGGAAAAAGATTTAGTGATGGTGTTAAAACTTCCACTAGAAAGAGGGACTGTTTATTTCTCTTACACATGTACTCTTTCTCAGGCAAAAAGAGAGACAGTTGCAGGTttgatttcctttttgtttttcctaGTACCAAAGTGATGAAATTTCATTGACAATAATTGCTTAAAATACAGATTAGGGAAAATATCTTACTCTAATTGACCATATCTATGACTAAATATAGTTGTTTTATAAAGGAAGATGACGTACTCCTGAGTTCTATATGTAGCATTTCAAATTTGTCAATTTTAGCATGTGCGTTTTATTCTAGGTATTGCTGGCCGTCTTCCTCAGTTGGCGTCTGCCCAAGCTCTCAAGTTGAAGCAACTTACTGTGCTTACGCTAGCTGATACAAGCAAGGTACACTACATATAAGTGGAATAAGCCTTTTGACATTGTAATTTATCTTATGGCAAAAGTGAGCAATTGATGCATCCTTAGTAACTTTGTCCCTTCAGCTAGTTAATGCCAAAAATGTAAGAGGCTTGGCTGAGCTTTGTGGTGCTTGTTTGTTGgaattcttgaaatttttttttggcatcTGGTCTGGGTAATGGATACAATCTATTTATTGGTACATGTAATTCATTGTCATTGGATCAGATCAGTACTATTAAAGTTGTTTGCTTAGCCTCCCTTACTTCTGAATGTGTTCAGTGTTGTTTCCTTCATTTTGTTGTGGAACATGCGAGTGTAGTCATCCCACTATGATAAAGTATTCCATTTGGTGATAACTCTAATAATGCTATTCAAGTAAATACTGGATacctcacttgtgggattacttTGGTATGTTGTTTTAAGTAAGTACTGGATACTTTGTTTTATGCTTACCTTGTTCAGTGTCAACAACTCCGTCTATCGTGCTATCTGTGAGATGTTTTCCGGTGATTTGCATGATTATCATATCTCTCAAGTTCATTTCTCATAAtggaaaagaataaaatatatgtatgtttttCAGTTTTTAACATTCTTTTGTGTTTCTTCATGACAACCCCTTTCATATATCAACAACCTTTGATAATGATGTTGATATTCGCTTCTTTCACTGATGTCCTTTGTTATTAGAGTCACTGCCAGTAATGACTCCTTTCCTCTTTCCAGGAGCTTCCATATGATCAACTTATGCAGGAGTTGGATGTCACAAATGTGCGTGAACTTGAAGATTTTCTCATAAATGAGTGCATGTATGTGGTGAGTATTAGCTCTCACTCCTTGTACCATTGTGTGATGAATAGAGATACTTTGTACTTTCCAATATTGGAAGTATGTTGGACTTAAGTTTATTGTAGGAATTTGCTTCTATTGATGTTCTTACGATAGTTTATTTAGCCTTCTGGATAGaaattcaactcattttttaaattgGGTTCTGGTGCCTCATAGGTTATTGGTGGCTTACTTTGCCTTTTCCTTCCCTTCCTTTATTCACTCTCTCTTTGGGGTGGGGGTTGGGCTAATAACTGATTTGATGTCTCAATCTGCTATTAAAAGAATTAATAATTCCCCATTTTTATGCATCCGTTGACAGGGCATAGTTAGAGGAAAGCTGGATCAGTTGAAAAGATGCTTTGAGGTTGGTATGGTGTGTTTGCTGTTTCGCCAACTCTTGGTTGCAGCGTGCTGACATGGGGTAATTAACTGTTTCCGCACAATTATAGGTACAATTTGCTGCAGGGAGAGATCTCAGACCTGGTCAATTGGGGAATATGCTACAGACATTAACTGACTGGTATATCTATGTTCTTGTTTAGATGACTCTGATAGCCATATCATTATATCATGCCCTATTATCTCTGTCTGAGTATTATTTAGTTGTTTCTTAGTTGGGCTTGGGGTTGTGTATTGACTTTACAATAGGATCTTTCTATTGATATTCTGTTGTCCTATTTATATTACAAACATCTTCTGTTCTTGAAGAGTTGTTGAGTTCTTTTTTCTTCCCTTTCGTGTCTTGATCTCGTTACCTTCATAATGACTTACTGAGCCGTACTTCGTATGCCAGTTTctaagattttttttctatcCTTCTTAAACAAAACAGCTAGTTGAGGTTATAGAAGTGATATGAGTTGCATAATCTGCTTATGGGGTCTGACCAATTTCTTCAGTAATGTATAACGTTGGATTAGACCATGGTGAAGAGCAGCTCTTATGATTGTGATATTAATACCTTTGAGCTGAGGCTGCCGACACAAAGATGACTGAATTGGATATTGATCGTAAGCTGAAAAATAAGGACTTTGCTTTTGGTGGAAAAATATCTTTGTAATTTCAATTTGAATTCTCACTTACCAAAAGGTTTCAAGTGAagtctttaaaaattttcaaagcagGACACATAAAGAAAAGGATGCTCTGCCTTGAAAAATAATCAACACTGGGTTTACCCATCACAActaccaaaaaaagaagaagcaacAAACTCTTAAAACTAGATCGGATAGCGAACCAAAAGCTATGGAATTCTTAGTGGACGGACTGAGAAAATAGTTATTAGTGAAAAAGTTGAGCTCAGTCACcttatctttttcatttttttaatcctAAAGGGGAAGTACCTTTCCTTTTGGAGGTAGGAAAATCAATGATCTTATAGCGAACCAAAAAAGCTATGGAACTTGGATGTGGGTCTTTTGAAtcttcatttttgttttctttttaagaaaatcaagtGCAGCCATTTCAGTTTGGTTGTAAGATCTGCCATTGTTGTTGGCCTATAAATATAGATGATCAGATGGCATATTATTCTGATTTAGTTGCTGTTATTTGAAGTTGAGCACTACTGGCAAGAAACAATAAAATCTGTTAGAAGTAAGGGAAAGGAGATGTAGGTTATGGTGTTCCCGGTGAGGCGCTTATAGAGTAAGTTAGTGGGTGGTTTTCTGTTCACATGGATAGGCAATGAGGGGCCTGGTAAGTCATGAGGGTCCATTGGAGGCTGTATTTAGTGTTGAAGTAGGTTTGATTAAGGAAGATGGGCAGAAAACATGAAGTTAGGTTTGAAGAATGAGATTTGAAGAAAGAGCAAGTTTTCCTTTTAGTACCGTTGGTTGAAATGATGAAGGGAAGACATGCAACATTGCGCATGCTGGCATGTGACACAAGCTCAATGATGGATGTACCAAAGGGGAGGAGTAAAACATTGAGGCCTGCTGTCAAGATCTGAAATCTTGGGGGTTCTGGGAATTCTGCTTCTTGCGTGTTAAAGCTGAGAAGTGGAAAGTGAACAATTTGTCAAGTAAAGAGCCATCAGGCAACAGTAACAAATGCTTGTGTTTGTTGAAAAGGTCTAAAGAAAGCAGGATAGAATGAGGTTCTTGGGTAGTGGTGTTGCATTCATGGTTCTTGGGTTCTTTTATTTGAGCGCACTTTGAGATATTTAACTAGTTATTATTTGGTTGTATTATTTTGCATCTCCCCTTTGGGTTTTTTTTCTCTAAGTAAGTTGTGTTCATGTTGAGTTCTATTTTCTGATAAATTTATCGTATTTACCTGCCAAAGAGATTGTTGAGTGTGGATTGATGTTTGGATGTGTCCTTGTGTCCGTTGAATGATTTATTAGTCAATAAATTGGTTAAGTATGAAATTATGTCGGGCATGTGTCCAAGTCATGTTCGGCGTGAAGTTGTGCTGAGAATGTTCACACAAACTTGCCTAGATGACGCATCTATATTCACTAGTTTTGGAATATTGACTAGATTTAACCCATTATTAGTTGCCATTTTATAGCACAGTAGCATGTTATTCCTTGTCTATTCTGGTTTTAAGGAATTAAGGTTAGTATCCCGGCGCCAATCCCGAGACCCATAAATGATTTAATCTAGGATCCCAATTTTGAGAATGTCATTATGCGAATGTTTATTGGAATGCATGATTTCGTTTGAGCCACCTACACTTCCCCAAGTCGGTAGAAACTCTCACCATGCTTTGGGTCCTGGGTCCACAGGATGGAAGAACTAATCGGAACACCTCTGTGGTATTTGCTAATTGATGCTGACTCAGAGGTCAGTGAAAAGGCTGCTTACTTGCCTTCTGGTTGTATGTTTTTATGAAGCTTCATTTAAGTTCTCTCTGGTATGGCATAAAAATCATCTATTTTTAGTGAACTTATCTACCTTGtcaaaaaatgaaagagaaatcATGTCAAGAtgatcattcattttatttgagCTAATAATGGTCTTCCAGCCTTATTGTTGCCATTTTTTACAACTGTTGATTATGTACTAATCTATTTTTCAATTAGTAGTTCTACTTATTCTCTTATTGCAACTATGTGAACAACACAACTTTGGAAATGTAAATTTGGAACTTTTGTGGTGgaaattatatgataattgtTTTTACCACACAACTTTCTATGCCATAAATCAAATGTAAATTGAATCTGCAGACTTGTGGTATACTGCGGAAGTTAGGTGAGGGATAAGATTAAAAGAGTTGGACGTTTTTGTGTATGCTGTGGTGTTACTCTGGTGTATGTGTTCCGTCTTACAATGAGAGGTCCTGGTGAAGTGTGAACTATGAATGTTCTGCATGCTATAACTATAAGATCTAACTGTAATTGTCAACCTACtctcaaatttatttcattttttgattaaaaaaaaacaggtTGACTACTTCAGACAATCTTCTTGTGTCAATTCAAGAGAAAATCAAATGGGCAGATACAATGAGTGAATCGGACAGGAAGCACCGGAAGGAAGTTGAAGAAAGGGTTGATGAGGTGAAGAAGTCGCTCTCTTTGAAGGTGAGTACAGTAAAGATTTTCAAGAGATGAGTTCTGTGTTGAttctaaaaagtaaaaactatGGGCATAACTTGACAGTGCACCAGGCCATATTGAATGGCGAGCATGTCTTTCAGCTGATGGACTTGGTCTACCTGGGTTGTGAGATTCCTTTTTTGGGGTAGAATATCTTCGTAGTTTGCCCATTTGAGTCCTAATGA comes from Solanum pennellii chromosome 1, SPENNV200 and encodes:
- the LOC107008522 gene encoding COP9 signalosome complex subunit 7 isoform X3: MDIEQKQAEHIDFFVKQASALKGSALTSVIVEATSHPSLFAFSEILSVPSVLELGGNENSVYLDLLRLFAHGTWSDYKSIAGRLPQLASAQALKLKQLTVLTLADTSKELPYDQLMQELDVTNVRELEDFLINECMYVGIVRGKLDQLKRCFEVQFAAGRDLRPGQLGNMLQTLTDWLTTSDNLLVSIQEKIKWADTMSESDRKHRKEVEERVDEVKKSLSLKETTPYWLR
- the LOC107008522 gene encoding COP9 signalosome complex subunit 7 isoform X1 — translated: MDIEQKQAEHIDFFVKQASALKGSALTSVIVEATSHPSLFAFSEILSVPSVLELGGNENSVYLDLLRLFAHGTWSDYKSIAGRLPQLASAQALKLKQLTVLTLADTSKELPYDQLMQELDVTNVRELEDFLINECMYVGIVRGKLDQLKRCFEVQFAAGRDLRPGQLGNMLQTLTDWLTTSDNLLVSIQEKIKWADTMSESDRKHRKEVEERVDEVKKSLSLKADVDFRGHEEIYSESGGVMDYEEDRGRPKRRRHPIG
- the LOC107008522 gene encoding COP9 signalosome complex subunit 7 isoform X4, yielding MDIEQKQAEHIDFFVKQASALKGSALTSVIVEATSHPSLFAFSEILSVPSVLELGGNENSVYLDLLRLFAHGTWSDYKSIAGRLPQLASAQALKLKQLTVLTLADTSKELPYDQLMQELDVTNVRELEDFLINECMYVGIVRGKLDQLKRCFEVQFAAGRDLRPGQLGNMLQTLTDWLTTSDNLLVSIQEKIKWADTMSESDRKHRKEVEERVDEVKKSLSLKCTRPY
- the LOC107008522 gene encoding COP9 signalosome complex subunit 7 isoform X2; translated protein: MDIEQKQAEHIDFFVKQASALKGSALTSVIVEATSHPSLFAFSEILSVPSVLELGGNENSVYLDLLRLFAHGTWSDYKSIAGRLPQLASAQALKLKQLTVLTLADTSKELPYDQLMQELDVTNVRELEDFLINECMYVGIVRGKLDQLKRCFEVQFAAGRDLRPGQLGNMLQTLTDWLTTSDNLLVSIQEKIKWADTMSESDRKHRKEVEERVDEVKKSLSLKKLQTVSRPMLTSEGMRRSTLNLVE